Part of the Plasmodium vinckei vinckei genome assembly, chromosome: PVVCY_13 genome, CCCTGAACCCTgaaaccctaaaccctaaaaaccctaaaccctgaaccctaaaccctaaaccctaaaccctgaaccctaaaccctgaaccctaaaccctgaaaccctaaaccctgaaccctaaaccctaaaccctgaaccctaaaccctaaaccctaaaccctaaaccctaaaccctgaaaccctaaaccctaaaccctaaccctgaaccctaaaccctaaaccctgaaccctaaaccctgaaccctaaaccaTGATTATCCTCGAAATATGTTTGTTTCTACCCAGTAATATTTGGAGCcacattttaataaaattaatttaccTTTATATGGAATCCCTATTTAAATTACCATCACAACATTTtgattgttttaaaatgaTTGTttagtatataatttatcgttctttttgtataaaaatatattaaatatgtttaatttCATGACgaaatcaaataattaattttataattcaattatattttctatgtGATTCCCCTTTATATTAGTTCGATCACTTTTTTTACCAATCAAAATTTATGTTTCGTActtttattgttttgttATTATCATAAAACTTAAAACTTcttaataattaattatatatcaatCGAAATACTCAAATTAACATataatttacttttttctttattatttatattttggtCCTTAAGGTTTGTCTTTGAAAGCCTTTATAGAACCCAAATAATCaatacaatataaatatattaaaatctACAAATTCGATtacttttaataatttatttcatatatatatttaaaacaattcattaaactaataaatattatcaaataattaaaaattatacaaataaaatgtaatgTGGTACTTAACTTTAACCCATTTATGGGTTCCACAAACACTATCTTAACCCTGACCCACTACACAAAAtcatatacaaattatacaaaaacaatacaaaaatgcaataatatgcatattaattttatattttattgattatattatttaattattcttatagacacaaaaattatgatcCAAAAATATCGTCAAAAATGACTTGTTTCCAAATAGACATATTCTTAACATATATCAATCATTATTACTCTTCGaatcatatattatgtttcattttcttctttactttttttattttttttcttatatattgtCTTTGGAATAGTTTATCAATtccaaataatgaatactaatataaaaatgggaaaattattatatattttttgataaacgCATATAAGGGatcacaaaaatataatttaaatattatagtttttaattccttattatttaccTTATAAGCAACTACCAAGAAAATCGGTATTGCAAATGTCGATAAACCTGGAATTACTGTGTTTAATATCGACGAACTTGATGATGTACCTTCAGGAATTAGTGCAGTAGGTTGTCCAGAAACTTTTCCAGGAGCTTCTACAGAATTTTCTGCAGAACTTTGTGATCTTTTTATCTCTGAAAGTGATTGAAATTTGGggcatttattttttaaaatgttataatCATCTGATAATGTAGACAATAATTTGCTGTATGAAGTATTTCCATTAATATTAGAATCATTATTGAGTTTTTCAAATTGTTCAGCAAAATTTTTAGCAATACTCAAATTTGTATTGCAATCCGGATGTTCATCACTAATTtcataatacaaaaaatataatatattaaatgggGCATCAAATTTagatatttcattattatccatcaaatctttttttttatctataaTTGCCTTATAAGTCAGATTAGtatcttttatattcttattataatccttatttgtttctatataactattataaaaatcatttaaatttctggctgtattattttcctttatatatagtttaTAACTTAACCATAA contains:
- a CDS encoding CIR protein PIR protein gives rise to the protein MASSPYNIEDVYKEFVTISGYFGEEKTNSGSKTQVTNGAIHNYCHYGDTPGKGNCSDYFQMVSSGVIHLLNNLKGKNVLDYDKLAEYAILWLSYKLYIKENNTARNLNDFYNSYIETNKDYNKNIKDTNLTYKAIIDKKKDLMDNNEISKFDAPFNILYFLYYEISDEHPDCNTNLSIAKNFAEQFEKLNNDSNINGNTSYSKLLSTLSDDYNILKNKCPKFQSLSEIKRSQSSAENSVEAPGKVSGQPTALIPEGTSSSSSILNTVIPGLSTFAIPIFLVVAYKTIYKKKNKKSKEENET